A genome region from Erigeron canadensis isolate Cc75 chromosome 3, C_canadensis_v1, whole genome shotgun sequence includes the following:
- the LOC122591508 gene encoding uncharacterized protein LOC122591508: protein MAPNSRILQKFADKAVVSISISLQGNRQVEVTNKEIIKGIEKTLGRSHKGTEAVAPAEFQVSTYRILNTEGNAEELRVDLDLLDERQEIAAIREAAFKKKIEGYYNKRVNPIAFKTGDYVLRLNSASEKEYTEKLGLRWEGPYRVQTAFGNGAYKLETLEGAPVDRN, encoded by the exons ATGGCCCCCAATTCGCGAATTCTGCAAAAATTTGCAGATAAAGCAGTCGTTTCCATCAGTATATCACTCCAAGGAAACAGACAGGTAGAAGTGACCaacaaagaaataataaaagggATAGAAAAAACACTTGGACGAAGTCATAAAGG GACGGAGGCCGTAGCACCAGCAGAATTTCAAGTGTCTACATATCGGATACTAAATACCGAAGGAAACGCGGAAGAATTAAGAGTAGATCTTGACCTATTAGATGAACGACAAGAAATCGCGGCCATCAGAGAAGCTgccttcaaaaagaaaattgaaggATACTACAATAAAAGAGTGAACCCCATAGCATTTAAAACAGGAGATTACGTACTGCGGCTAAATAGCGCAAGTGAGAAGGAGTACACCGAAAAGTTAGGCCTGAGGTGGGAAGGCCCATATCGAGTACAAACAGCTTTCGGAAATGGGGCATATAAGCTAGAGACACTCGAAGGGGCTCCGGTAGATAGAAACTGA